The genomic region AGAAACGTAACCACACCAGAGTAAGAGGCTTGCCCTTTGGCTCAACCTTCTTCCACTCGTGGAACTCCAGAACACACTCTGTGCCAGGCACACGGCACAACCCGAAACTCAAAAGTCTCTGCAAATCCTGAACAGATGGGAAGTCAACCTTATACATATTGCCCTCAATACTGACAAGCTCCCACTGGTAGTCACCTGGAACTAACTCCTTAAGCCTCTGCACAATCTGAGACTCGGATACATCACATTTGGTCACTTTCACAATTCCAGTAGTCATGCACGGAGTCTCCTCTGGGATCTCTCGCGCACTAGGGGACTCAAAGAACATCAGCTCAGCACAATACAAACCATAAATGGAGATAGTGGGCATCCGATCACGCAAGATAGGACACTCCCCCGTACCATGTGCCGGCTTGCCGCAAGTATCACAAAGCTCAGTTACGCAATCCACAATAAAGTGGCCCTTCTCACCACAACGATAGCAAAGCATCTTCTCCTTCTTGCGAGCCCATTTGGATGCTTTATCTGACTCTGCTTTGTCTGTATTATCAACTGACCCCGACGCTGTGGCAACAACCGTTGCCAGCTCTGTGACCACCTCCATGGCGTGATCTGACAAATCTGTCGTGTGAGCAGGATTGGACGTCTCAGTGGTGTCCGTCTGCTCAACGACGATCGGCGGAGGAGGATGACGTTGCCGGTACCGGCCACCTCGGCCACCTCGACCACGATGACCACGGTAGCCAGCATGCTGTCGATGGTTAGGGCCTGATGCCCCTTCAACAAAGCCACCCGGGGGGCCATAAAAAGGTCTGTCCGCTGAGCCATCGCTTTGCCAAGCATGTCCACGTCCACCACCTATGGACGATGAACCTTGGTGTATACCTTCACCATAAACATCATGTCCGTCATCACCCCATTGACCCCGCGGCGGTCCGTTTGCTCCACCGTTGGCTGGTCCCCGGGGCACACCCGCTCCTCCAGCTCCCGACTAAGGCGGCAGTGCCTGTGCATGCACCGGGCCAGGCCGCTTCTGCGGTGGCCGCGTAACGAGGTGCGGCGGTGGAGCAGCACCTATAGCcggtgtaggcggcggcagcctcAGACCATGCGCCCGGCCCCGCCCTGCTGAAGCAAGCGTCGACGAGGCCCCATCCGGAGTTGCTGCTGGCACCGGCGGCCTAGGAGCAGGCGGGCCGCCACGACCCACCGCCGGCACCGAAGGACGGACGCTGTGGTGGCCACCACCGCGACCCACCGTGCCCTGCGGCGCTCCGGCTCCCACTGAAGCCCCAGTGACGCCCTGCCCAGCCGCTGTAGGAGGCGGCACAGCCGACCCGCCGCGCCCGGTGGCAGCAACTGCCAGAGGGGGATTCTTCCCCGTAGGAACCCCCGCCCCGCGACCAGCCATCGCAGAGAGCGGCGGAATCCGGCGCGCACGTCCAGAGCCACAAACCCGAAATCCCGGCCTCCCGCACCTTCGAACCCTAGGCGGAAGTGGCGATAACGACGTCGATCGATCGACGTGATCATTGCATATGCCTGCGCACGCGAGGATCGAGGGACCAGGAATAGTCTAGGCCTCATACCCAACTATCTCCGACCCAACCGGCTGCGGCGTTTGTTCTGGCGAAGTTGGCCCATCTCGGCCCAGTAAAGAAATCAAACGTGCCTCCCGAGCCGCCCTGATCCCGATCCCCGGGATCGCCGGCGTggtcgccgctgccgccaccggcGTCGGTCCGGCCACGTTTCGACGCTTGCTCTTCCTTCTCTTAACTGTAATCCAGGACTCGGGATGAATCAAATCAAAAAGAGTTAGGGTCGGGAGGCATACCTTAGGCAGGGGTCCCCTCCAAGGCTTGATCGACGTCGCCGCCGTACTCCGGCGAACTGGCATGCGTTCTGAACTTCCTTTGTCTTCACGAATCGGCTCTTGACACGCCACCCGGGTATTAGGACCAACGGCGTCAAAAGTCGTCGAGGGATCCGGCGATTCGTGGGCGCATTTCCCATCGGTGCTCTCCTCCTTGTCATCCTCGTCCGCAAGCACCCAGAAGCGGCCTCCCACCCGCCGATCTAGCTTCCCTCCGCTAGACTCCGGGGATGTGTCAACTATCTCGATCGAATGAACCTCTTCCGAAACCATCTGCATACGGAGATCGACAACCACATCGAAAATATCAATACGCAAAAGGGTTCCTACCTTCATTTGGCCGTCAATGTCGATGTATTCGCCGGTGCGAACGTCATTTTCAAATCCAGCAACGCCGTCCAACGAGATGCCGGAGAATGATGCAGGCGGCCGCTGATCCAATTCCCCTGGCCCTCACGGAACCTAACGGCCCAGCGCCATCCCTCCGCCGCCGGCGCACCATCCTCGCCGGTGTCTTTGATCAAATCCGAATGGACGAGATCGGGTAACGGCGGCGAGGCCTTCGGCGTCGAGGGCGAAGCGGTGCACGGCAGATCCGGCGATGCATCCCGCAGCCGCCCACGGCGCCCGGAGTTCATCCAGTCACAGGCCGCAACAGATCAACTAGTACTCCACGCGCATACAACGGCCAGCCGGCCGGAAGCGAAACACACGCACGCGAAGCTGGGTATTGCCGCCCCTATCCAACCCACATGAGTGTATTCGTTGTATCTTTATTTAGGCATACGTGTTCTTGTTCCCAAGCTTGTTTATCATGACCTCCCGATGGGTCGGCCAGTGCGTGGAATCACCACTCAAGGAATCGATGCTTCTTATCTCTGCCCCATAGCTACTTTTGTCTTTATATGGAGGGAGCTAAATAACATTCTTCAAAATCGAAATTATCACAGCACTTTTGCTGTGAGGATCACGGGATTTTGGATGAGACCGAGTCTACCAATAAACGTCCGGAATGGCGGCCAGTTTGCTTGCTGAGGTAGTGAGGTTGTAGGTGGTGTCTTCTGTTTGTTTCTCTCTGTGGAATTTTTTAGGGCGacgctaggcgccggcgcaccggccgaagtTTCGGCCGGTCCGCTGCCAGGCGTTGGATCCTGTACAAATAAACGGTCTGGATAGCGCGATTGAGTCGTCTTCTCCCTTCCACACGcgtgaagaaaaaagaaaaaagggagatCTCCATGCTCGCCGCCTGTCTCGCGCAATCAATGCTTGCCGGCCACCCTGCGCCGCCCGCGCTCGAACCCGTGCTCCCCGGCCATCCTCGCGCCGTCCGCATCCGCGCCTGTGCTCGCCCACCCTCGCGCCGTCCGCATCCGCGCCTGTGCTCGCCCACCCTCGCGCCGTCCGTGCTCGCGCCCATGCTCGCCGGCCACACTCGCGCCGTCCGTGCTCGTGCCCATGTTTGCCGGCCACCCCCGCGCTCGCGCCCATGCTTGCCGGCCACCCCCGCGCcgcccgtgcttgccggccacccCCGCCCGCGGCTAATCTTCGCCGAGCCTGCAGAAACACCATGAAAAAAAGGATGTAGCTAATCTTCGTCATGAATGGACGTAGCAAAAACatttgccggttgtagcaaaatcgACGACGCTTCCAGCAAAAAATCCAAAGATGATAGTAGAACAAATAGGTGCTAGTTCCCGCAAAAACTAAGACAATGGTAGCAAAAAAATCATTTGGTTCCAGCAAAACTCAAAGACAGTGGTAGCAAAAAAATCATTTGGTTGCAGCAAAAAGCAAAGCAATGGTACCAAAAAAAAGAGTACTGGATCTTGCAAAATTCAGAGACGATGGTATTACCAAGTAGCAAAAATTACCGTCAGTAGCAGCAAAACACATCTCTGTTTCCAGCAAAACAACATCTTGGTTCCAGCAAGATTCAGAGACGATGGTAGTACCATGTAGCGAAAACTACCGTCGGTGGCAGCAAAACACATCTATGTTTCCAGCAAAACAAACATCTTGGTTCCAACAAAATTCACCGCTGGCACCAATTCGAGCAAAGGAAACACCAGTTCCAGCAAAAAATTCCTCCCATAGCAGAAAACATatcactggttccagcaaaaatagaACTTGGTTCCAGCAGAAAATCACCGCCGACACCGATCCAAGGAAAAAGAACACACCAGTTCGAGCAAAAATTACAGCTGGTAGCAGCAAAAAACACCACGGGTTCCAACATCCCTGATGTCACCGTTTCCAGCGCCACCGCATCCCGCAGGTGGCCGTCGCCGGTTGCAGCTCCTAGACGGCCGGTTGCAGCTTCCCACAAACCGATTGCAGCAAAAAAGTGAGGACCTCCGAAGTAGCAGGCACGGCTGCTGATCTGCTGGTGGCCGCTTCGGCTCCACGGCAACGCTCGCGGCGGTGGCACACCAAATGACAGCCGAGTAATAAGAGGTGGAGCGGTGGGAGCAGCGGCGTCACAGGAGGTGGAAGAAAAAGATGGATGTGGATTGATTGTGTGGCCAGCAGCACCCGTGAGAGAGGATAAGGGAAGTGGGCGGTTGTGAGTGGACGCGTGGCTCTCGTACATGAGCGTACGCGCGTGACTGAGCGAGtcgaccggccgaagcttcggccggtccgCCGGATTTAAACGTTTCCCAATTTTTTATCCTTTAGGATCCTCTATGCGGAATACTAGTCACACTACTTGAGCGAATTCTTTTGGAGCCTTAATAA from Triticum aestivum cultivar Chinese Spring chromosome 4A, IWGSC CS RefSeq v2.1, whole genome shotgun sequence harbors:
- the LOC123082177 gene encoding uncharacterized protein, which translates into the protein MYESHASTHNRPLPLSSLTGAAGHTINPHPSFSSTSCDAAAPTAPPLITRLSFGVPPPRALPWSRSGHQQISSRACYFGGPHFFAAIGLWEAATGRLGAATGDGHLRDAVALETVTSGMLEPVVFFAATSCNFCSNWLGED